The following coding sequences lie in one Mercenaria mercenaria strain notata chromosome 5, MADL_Memer_1, whole genome shotgun sequence genomic window:
- the LOC123557168 gene encoding uncharacterized protein LOC123557168, with product MIENTRPATNLLVFPQAKDNNFTLTMPNVIDQYQHSPALPNKISSMSYHQLPRATGVPNSNILGQNKNVHQSEQWRLIETQSPVHFGSTPYSRTDDNYVRIRPFPYLKNETSNNDPHLKPRDNTSEGTPSSIIVSIPSYSYSKAVTPNIQQEKPRTSFIMTQMNTEIENQHLINESFSSHALSLESRPTLNEAQNMSLNHADGVFIKQTPEDALSSGRTTVNDVTLPEIFSPNEEDTLSPPFTFHAKNNMNGFDTIPPRKEVHLQGDTQETEIYRDISLI from the coding sequence ATGATTGAAAACACAAGACCAGCGACAAACCTTCTTGTATTTCCACAAGCAAAAGATAACAACTTCACACTAACGATGCCAAACGTCATTGATCAATACCAACATTCGCCTGCACTGCCTAACAAGATTAGTTCTATGTCGTATCATCAACTTCCACGGGCAACCGGAGTTCCGAATTCAAACATATTgggacaaaataaaaatgtacaccAGTCAGAACAATGGAGACTGATCGAGACTCAATCTCCGGTACACTTTGGCAGCACCCCATATTCTCGCACGGATGACAATTATGTTCGCATACGACCATTCCCttatttgaaaaatgaaacaagCAATAATGATCCTCATTTAAAGCCTCGCGACAATACCTCAGAGGGTACACCAAGTAGTATAATCGTAAGCATTCCAAGTTACAGTTATAGCAAAGCTGTAACACCAAACATTCAACAAGAAAAGCCGCGTACAAGCTTTATTATGACGCAAATGAATACTGAGATAGAAAACCAGCATTTGATAAACGAGTCATTTTCATCACATGCTCTTTCTTTAGAAAGTAGACCGACGTTGAACGAAGCACAAAATATGAGTTTAAATCATGCGGATGGagtttttataaaacaaactCCAGAGGACGCGTTAAGTTCCGGAAGAACTACCGTTAATGATGTAACACTGCCAGAAATATTCAGTCCAAATGAGGAAGATACACTCAGTCCACCATTTACGTTCCATGCAAAGAACAATATGAACGGTTTCGATACAATACCTCCAAGAAAAGAAGTACATCTTCAAGGGGATACGCAGGAAACTGAAATATACAGGGATATAAGCCTAATCTAA
- the LOC123558392 gene encoding glutamate receptor 1-like, with product MLSHDIENGLCMVGYWEHGKGLKDIAVQSDGDHKEEKPHNRTRIVTTIINEPFVQKKKSDNGKPWVGNDRFEGYCIDMIKGVAEMANFTYILKLVNDSEYGTKGENDSWNGLIGELKRGEADIALASLTITHQREEAVYFTKPYMNTGISIMIKKPEREKPGVFSFMDPLSLQVWGLIIGGFFAVSFILYMVGRFSPYEWQDEDAGADTAPSDTFSFINTLWFSLGALMQQGPDIFPRSLSGRVLASAWWFFTLITISSYTANLAAFLTFEKLTTPINSVDDLVKQSKLKYGIQRGGATYQFFKDARVPTYRQMYTVMEDAIPSVYVDTPEEGWKRVINERHTYAFLLESSSNNFYNQRKPCKTMKVGRNLDQKGYGIAMPKYSDLTNKINIAVLELQEKGVLHKLEEKWWYSKGECGNADGSDKGKNALNLSNVSGIFHILIGGLVLAMIISLSQIAFHAKVKTRRPKDAYTINSRLNNHEHPDVRYRRPTAKRVNIETTPVITYTTSNGGEPHLIEFEEDNHGDKIISLDDDIT from the exons ATGCTTTCGCATGATATAGAAAATGGTTTGTGTATG GTTGGATACTGGGAGCATGGGAAAGGACTAAAAGATATTGCAGTACAATCTGATGGCGATCACAAAGAGGAAAAACCACATAACAGAACTAGAATCGTCACAACTATTATA AATGAACCTTTTGTACAGAAGAAGAAGTCAGACAACGGAAAGCCATGGGTAGGCAATGATCGTTTTGAGGGGTACTGCATAGATATGATTAAAGGAGTTGCTGAGATGGCGAATTTTACCTACATTTTGAAACTTGTAAATGATTCAGAGTATGGCACGAAAGGCGAAAACGATTCATGGAATGGTCTCATCGGCGAATTAAAAAGGGGG gaAGCTGACATCGCCTTGGCAAGCCTTACGATTACCCATCAACGAGAAGAAGCCGTGTACTTCACAAAACCTTATATGAACACCGGGATCTCGATCATGATAAAGAAACCAGAGAGGGAGAAACCTGGAGTATTCTCATTTATGGACCCCTTGTCGCTGCAAGTGTGGGGCTTAATCATAGGAGGATTTTTCGCCGTCAGCTTTATATTGTATATGGTTGGGCGATTTAGTCCATACGAGTGGCAGGATGAAGATGCCGGCGCAGATACAGCACCGTCAGATACTTTCTCATTTATAAATACCTTATGGTTCTCGTTGGGTGCTCTCATGCAGCAGGGCCCTGATATCTTCCCAAG ATCGCTTTCAGGTCGTGTTCTCGCAAGTGCCTGGTGGTTTTTCACATTAATCACCATATCATCATATACAGCCAATCTGGCAGCTTTCCTTACATTTGAAAAACTAACAACACCCATCAACTCTGTAGACGACTTAGTGAAACAATCAAAGTTAAAATATGGTATTCAGAGAGGCGGGGCAACGTATCAGTTTTTCAAG GATGCAAGAGTGCCAACATATAGACAAATGTATACTGTGATGGAGGACGCCATTCCTTCAGTGTACGTGGATACTCCTGAGGAAGGATGGAAGCGTGTTATTAATGAACGGCACACGTATGCCTTCTTGCTAGAGTCTTCCAGCAATAATTTCTACAATCAACGAAAGCCATGCAAAACTATGAAAGTAGGGCGAAATTTAGATCAGAAGGGATACGGCATAGCAATGCCAAAATATTCAGATTTGAC aaataaaataaacatagctGTGTTAGAGTTGCAAGAAAAGGGAGTTCTTCATAAATTGGAGGAGAAATGGTGGTATAGCAAAGGTGAATGCGGAAATGCAGACGGTTCG GACAAGGGAAAGAATGCACTGAATTTGAGCAACGTGTCAGGAATATTCCACATATTGATTGGTGGTCTTGTTTTGGCAATGATAATATCTCTATCACAGATTGCATTCCACGCAAAAGTCAAAACAAGAAGGCCTAAG gatGCTTATACAATAAACAGCAGACTGAACAATCATGAGCATCCAGATGTACGGTACAGACGTCCGACAGCAAAAAGAGTTAATATTGAGACAACCCCTGTGATAACCTACACAACGAGTAACGGCGgg GAGCCGCACTTAATCGAATTTGAAGAAGACAATCATGGagacaaaataatttcattggaTGATGACATCACGTGA